One genomic segment of Pempheris klunzingeri isolate RE-2024b chromosome 21, fPemKlu1.hap1, whole genome shotgun sequence includes these proteins:
- the ccdc191 gene encoding coiled-coil domain-containing protein 191 has protein sequence MTLPGHNAHLFRWRRLDKSKASADKVHVRNGDVDQWRKRVEMASEFAISEVFSHKKPHSGAKSVSVPLQSSDQLRDHDDAYSEAQALLGDWLTSKLRLELEMEEEEDDLMCSTERRSPVALASAQPVTLNYSNFDDLYNCLAGEEENSAVNRFLQDLMEQEVLNSGVMEELALDVGQARKKFRDPIVTMEARHMQVQENRAQREAARQRKQREREAQRAAREEAKRREQGEQMRKKQEAQRQEEMVQKEMVRLRRQMEERRGLEHLVRQRERERAEGQRAARSLQSAPLLPAKQQQDTDRLHNKQKIQTKVHMHNLKCLQRHFSGWYSVVLDRRLRLGKATALCDWKRQLRAWRAWRAVVWAEQKQREVVRTEEDLRAENRQCQLAVENDRRRMLRRCLNEWQLWCRMEKEQRGLLAQQQETRRKMAALINAASTGRLKAIETPNYDPIMGPPEASNQPETTEKEDHHRSGTSAPDASAVPQNKTPVGTAAQPSQPWQVTRRHVALTTAQLHESQHRGKGGAFTCSKSSVSPGSRFENRHAVQQQIITQQRKLLKEQQEQIARLREEQSMMGLELEMEKTAQLTQLSMLRDSGPKSHNSDPAEQRAPRVPGKPGSLRAPPRKAVRHHTCPHPIITAMEARARQRSERRKEVEDLKRKKEEEKLAEMKAAEEQRQKEEEEERHKAAERKREEKRQEKEREEEKQRQLKRQQELLKLARQHYHRNLLLRQGLAPWQRLIQLRQANMQLAESHHNLFLLRRCTLHWQQSARESLSEKEASADQLSQHFLLRRSLSCWKRLKDWRMIQEERAERFYRTRTLRRFLLALLDHVTQERLVHWDHQELAQEHNNRRVLRRCFLAWRQLPCLLRREREKEVRRERLGRKVASVLPDFTSYPL, from the exons ATGACGCTCCCAGGTCACAATGCTCACCTGTTTAGGTGGAGGAGGCTCGACAAGAGCAAAGCATCTGCAGACAAG GTGCATGTGAGGAATGGTGATGTCGATCAGTGGAGGAAG CGTGTGGAGATGGCCTCCGAGTTTGCCATTTCTGAAGTCTTCTCCCACAAGAAACCTCATTCAGGAGCTAAGAGCGTATCTGTACCTCTGCAAAGCTCTGACCAGTTAAGAGATCACGATGACGCTTACAGTGAAG CTCAGGCTCTTCTAGGGGATTGGCTGACCAGTAAGCTGcggctggagctggagatggaggaggaggaggatgaccTGATGTGCTCCACTGAGAGGAGAAGCCCTGTTGCATTGGCTAGTGCTCAGCCTGTCACCCTGAACTACAGCAACTTTGATG ATCTGTACAACTGCTTGGCTGGGGAGGAAGAGAACAGTGCTGTTAATCGCTTCCTACAAGACCTGATGGAGCAAGAGGTCTTGAACTCAGGGGTGATGGAGGAGCTGGCACTGGATGTAGGACAAGCCAGGAAGAAGTTCAGAGACCCGATCGTCACCATGGAAGCACGACACATGCAG GTGCAGGAGAACAGGGCCCAACGGGAGGCAGCGaggcagaggaagcagagagagagggaggcccAGCGGGCAGCCAGGGAGGAGGCAAAGAGGAGGGAGCAAGGGGAGCAGATGAGGAAAAAGCAGGAGGcacagaggcaggaggagatGGTGCAGAAGGAGATGGTGAGACTACGACgccagatggaggagaggagaggcctGGAACATCTGGTGCGACAGAG GGAACGGGAAAGAGCTGAAGGTCAGAGGGCAGCCAGAAGCCTCCAGTCAGCTCCTCTACTTCctgcaaaacagcagcaggacacagaTCGACTacataacaaacaaaaaattcAAACCAAGGTTCACATGCATAACCTCAAG tGTCTGCAGAGGCATTTCTCTGGATGGTATTCAGTGGTGTTGGACCGAAGGCTACGCTTGGGTAAGGCAACGGCTCTGTGTGACTGGAAGAGGCAGCTGAGAGCGTGGCGAGCGTGGCGGGCAGTGGTGTGGGCAGAACAAAAGCAGCGAGAGGTAGTGAGAACAGAGGAGGATCTACGAGCTGAAAACAG ACAATGCCAGCTGGCTGTGGAGAATGACCGGAGGCGGATGCTACGGCGATGTCTGAATGAGTGGCAGCTATGGTGTCGGATGGAGAAGGAACAACGAGGGCTTTTGGCCCAGCAGCAGGAGACCCGGCGCAAGATGGCTGCCTTAATCAACGCTGCATCAACAGGCAGACTCAAGGCCATAGAAACCCCAAATTATGATCCAATAATGGGCCCACCTGAGGCATCTAACCaaccagagaccacagagaag GAAGATCACCACAGGTCAGGCACTTCAGCCCCCGACGCCTCTGCAGTACCTCAGAATAAGACTCCTGTGGGAACTGCGGCCCAGCCTTCTCAGCCATGGCAGGTGACCCGACGCCATGTAGCACTGACCACCGCTCAGCTCCATGAGTCCCAACACAGAGGCAAGGGCGGTGCCTTCACCTGTTCAAAAAGCTCAGTGTCGCCGGGCAGCAGGTTTGAGAACAGACACGCCGTCCAGCAGCAGATCATCACGCAGCAGAGGAAGCTGTTAAAGGAGCAGCAAGAGCAAATTGCACGCCTGAGGGAGGAGCAGAGCATGATGGGCCTGGAGCTGGAAATGGAGAAAACCGCACAGCTCACTCAGCTCTCAATGCTGAGAGACTCTGGACCAAAGAGCCATAACTCTGACCCTGCAGAGCAGAG AGCACCCAGAGTTCCTGGAAAACCTGGCAGCCTCCGTGCACCTCCGAGGAAAGCTGTCAGACACCATACATGTCCCCATCCAATCATCACGG CCATGGAAGCCCGTGCACGCCAGCGCTCAGAGCGAAGGAAGGAAGTCGAGGATCtcaagaggaagaaggaagaggaaaaactt GCGGAGATGAAAGCCGCTGAGGAGCAgaggcagaaggaggaggaggaggagagacacaaagcagccgagagaaagagagaggagaaaaggcaggagaaagag agggaggaggaaaaacagaggcaGCTGAAAAGGCAACAGGAGCTCCTGAAGCTGGCACGGCAACACTACCACAGAAACTTGCTGCTACGGCAAGGCCTGGCGCCGTGGCAACGCCTCATTCAGCTCAGACAAGCCAACATGCAG CTGGCAGAGAGTCACCACAATCTCTTCCTCCTGAGGCGGTGCACACTACACTGGCAGCAATCAGCAAGAGAGTCCCTGTCTGAGAAAGAAGCTTCTGCGGACCAACTGTCCCAGCACTTTTTACTTCGGAGGAGCTTAAGCTGCTGGAAAAga CTGAAGGACTGGCGGATGATTCAAGAGGAGAGAGCCGAGCGTTTCTATCGCACTCGCACTCTGAGGAGGTTTCTGCTGGCACTGCTGGACCATGTGACCCAGGAGAGGCTGGTGCACTGGGACCATCAGGAGCTGGCTCAGGAGCATAACAACAG